A window of Piliocolobus tephrosceles isolate RC106 chromosome 13, ASM277652v3, whole genome shotgun sequence contains these coding sequences:
- the SCN3B gene encoding sodium channel subunit beta-3 has product MPAFNRLFPLASLVLIYWASVCFPVCVEVPSETEAVQGNPMKLRCISCMKREEVEATTVVEWFYRPEGGKDFLIYEYRNGHQEVESPFQGRLQWNGSKDLQDVSITVLNVTLNDSGLYTCNVSREFEFEAHRPFVKTTRLIPLRVTEEAGEDFTSVVSEIMMYILLVFLTLWLLIEMIYCYRKVSKAEEAAQENASDYLAIPSENKENSAVPVEE; this is encoded by the exons CCAGTGTCTGCTTCCCCGTGTGTGTGGAAGTGCCCTCGGAGACGGAGGCCGTGCAGGGCAACCCCATGAAGCTGCGCTGCATCTCCTGCATGAAGAGAGAGGAGGTGGAGGCCACCACGGTGGTGGAATGGTTCTACAGGCCCGAGGGCGGTAAAGATTTCCTT ATCTACGAGTATCGGAATGGCCACCAGGAGGTGGAGAGCCCCTTTCAGGGCCGCCTGCAGTGGAATGGCAGCAAGGACCTGCAGGACGTGTCCATCACTGTGCTCAATGTCACTCTGAATGACTCTGGCCTCTACACCTGCAACGTGTCCCGGGAGTTTGAGTTTGAGGCGCATCGGCCCTTTGTGAAGACGACGCGGCTGATCCCCCTAAGAGTCACCGAGGagg cCGGAGAGGACTTCACCTCTGTGGTCTCAGAAATCATGATGTACATCCTTCTGGTCTTCCTCACTTTGTGGCTGCTCATTGAGATGATATATTGCTACAGAAAGGTCTCAAAAGCCGAAGAGGCAGCCCAAGAAAACGC GTCTGACTACCTTGCCATTCCATCTGAGAACAAGGAGAACTCTGCAGTACCAGTGGAGGAATAG